The Lysinibacillus timonensis nucleotide sequence AATTATATATTTGACCTAGACGAAGCAACTGTTCATTCATTAGAAATAAAAGAAGAAAGAGAAGTTGCTGTTTTTACAATTGTTTCATTAAAGGAAACAATTGCAGATTCTACAACAAATCTGAAAGCTCCGATTGTTATTAATAAATCTAATAAAAAAGCTAAACAAGTTATACTAGACAATGATGAGTATACAATACGGCACCGAATTGGTTCAGAAAGTAAAAGAGGTGAATAGATGCTTATCTTATCACGCAAAGTTGGCGAAACCATTTGGATTGGGGAAGAGGTTGAAATATTTATTTCTGAAGTTAAAGGTGAACAAGTAAAGATAGGTATTCGAGCTCCTAGAAATATTAATATTATCCGCGGTGAATTAAGGCAAGATGTATCTACATCAAATACGGAATCAGTTGTGAAAAATTTAAATTTATTTAATGATGAAAATAATAGAAAATAAACAATTATTTTCTCTAAAATTAAATATAAAAAACTATTAAACATGTTCTATTTACTCCGATATAAATTATGTAAGCAAGGAGGTCAGTTCCGGCCGGTTGATTTCCTTGTCTATAAAAATAACGCTCACATGGATGTGGGCTACATATTCCAGGGAGGAAATAATAATGAGAATTAATCACAATATTGCCGCATTAAACACAAACCGTCAACTTGGTATTGCAAACAATAACCAAGCGAAATCTATGGAAAAATTATCTTCAGGTTTACGTATCAACCGTGCAGGAGATGACGCTGCAGGTTTAGCAATCTCTGAAAAAATGCGTGCACAAGTACGTGGTTTAGACCAAGCTTCATCAAACGCACAAGATGGTATCTCTTTAATTCAAACAGCTGAAGGTGCATTAAATGAAACACACTCAATTCTTCAACGTATGCGTGAATTAGCTGTTCAAGCTTCAAACGATACTAACACAGATACTGACCGTAAAGAATTACAAAAAGAAATTACACAATTAACTGAGGAAATCGATCGTATTGCAAATACAACAGAATTTAATACTAAAAAGTTATTAAATGGTGATTTAAGTGGTGTAAATTCAAGTGCTGCAACTAAAAATCTTGATTCAGTAAGCAGTGACATCTTTGCATCAGCTGATTTTGCAACTACATCTACTGCAACTGTTGATAACACATATAATTTTGAGATTTCGTCTGCATCAGGTACTACTTATACAATTTCATGGGCTGATTCTAATGGTGCAACTGGTACTACAAAAGTTGCTGCAACAGCTACAAGTTTCATTGTTGGTTCTGCCACTGCAGGTGCAAAAATCGAACTTAAAGCTGCATTAGGCACTGGTGCTTCAACAATGACGAATAATATTGGTGAAGAAGGAACAGTTACAACACGTAAGGCTAAAACTGATCTTACTGATGAATCATTAACATATCAAATTGGTGCCAACTCATCTCAAACAATGCGTGTCTCAATCGAAAATATGGATTCAGCTTCATTAAATGTAAATAAAATTGATGTAACTTCTTCTCAAAAAGCGGAAGCATCTATTACTGCAATTAATAATGCTATTGAATCAGTATCTAGTCAACGTTCAAAACTAGGTGCATTCCAAAATCGTTTAGAGCATACAATAAATAATTTAGGTACGTCTTCTGAGAACCTAACTGCTGCAGAATCTCGTATCCGTGATGTTGATATGGCGAAAGAAATGATGAATCAAACTAAAGAATCAATTCTTGCTCAAGCTTCTCAAGCAATGCTTGCACAAGCTAACCAAAAACCACAAGCAGTTCTTCAATTACTACAATAATAATAAAATGAAGCTGGCTAATTTTATTAGTCAGCTTTTTTAAAAGGAAGATTACCATGGATAGAAATTTATTTGAATTAAAGATTTCATTAAAAGAATTAATACAAAATTTAGTCTCACGTATAGACTCAGTCTGTGAAACTTTAGGCGAAAAGGAAGTTGAACGTCTACAATTTTGGCTAGAAGATTTATCAATGTTAACAGAAGCAACTTTGATTTTATCTGAAAGTAAGATAATAGAATTTGATATGGAAATATTTAACGAAAAAATAGAATTGCTATTAGACAAGGTAGAGGAGAAGGATTATTTATTTATAGTAGATATATTAAAATTTGAGATTAAACCACTGCTAACTTATTGGGATGGGGGTTTAACTAATGACTAAAAGACTAAGTATTTGTATGATTGTAAAAGATGAAGAGAAAAATCTACGCAGATGTCTAGACAGCTTAAAACCATTATTAGAAACAGATTTTGTAGAGTTAATTGTTGTTGATACAGGATCTAAAGATAAAACTGTGGAAATAGCAAAAGAGTATACAAATCGAATTTATTACCATCAATGGAATAATAACTTTTCAGATATGAGAAATATATCGATATCATATGCTAAAGGTAATTGGATATTGATTCTAGATGCTGACGAAAAGATAAGTAATATTAATAACTTGATCTTGCTGTTGGAACAAAAGAATCTAAATCAATATAATACCGTTCAGTTTCAAATCAACAATATTCTCTCAATGAATGAAGATATTATTAATACAACTACTTCGGAAAGAATGTTTAAAAATGATGGTGACTTTTGTTACTTTGGTTCAGTGCATAACCAACCAAATCTAAAAAGGCCAATTTTACGAAGTGATATACATATAATACATTATGGATATATAAATGATGATAAAGATTTGATGGAAAAAAAGTTTCAAAGAACTGCAACCCTACTAAAAGAAGAGCTTAAAGAAGATCCAAAAAATATTTATTATAGATTTCAGCTATCACGATCATTTTTAATGCACGGTGATACTTATGAAGCTTATGAGGAAATAAAGCATGCATATAATCTAGTAAAGTTAGAACAAGCTAATAAATTAAAGATGTACTATTACGTATATGTCGAACTTGCGAGAGTTAGTTTTATAATTAAAAGATATCAAGAAACAGTGAAAATTTGTAAAGAAGCGCTCATGATAAAGCCAAACTATATTGATTTTTATTATTATCTTGGGTATGCGCATTTTAATCTGAAAGAGTATGATGAAGGAATTATAGCATTAAAAAAATATTTCAGTCTTATTCAAAATTATCAAGATAGTTTAGATGAAATTACATCTGTTGAACTTTACACTGTAAATACACGTTCAAAAAATTTGACAGCATTAAGATTATCACAACATTTGTATAATGAGGGATTCTATTCTGAATCATTAACCTATGCTAAAATAATCGACGATAAAGATTTACAAAACGAACTTTTTATTAAAAATCTATTAAAACAAAAAGAGTTTGAAAAAGTAGTAAAATTATACAATGAAGTTATAGACAATAATAAGTTTTACTTTATTAATAAAGTTGAAGAAGAGAAAAAGTCTTTAGGGGAAGAAGATAAAAAATTATTAGAAGTGAAGTTTTCTGAGATACAAGATAGTTATGGAAAGTTAAATCTTATACGTGCTACTAAAGAAAACCGAAAAAAGTTAATTCTCGATTTCATGAATACTGAGGATGTAATGGAATTTTCAGAACAAATTATTTTGGAATATATTAATTACTTGATTGAAAGTAGTTATTTAAATAGATTTTTCAAAAAAATTGATAGCTTGACAATTAAGAAAATAGTTAAAGTGTTGATTGATAAAGAAGATAAAATGGACTATTTTATGAATATTTTACATAATGATTTTAGATTTAATGATTACCAAAATAATAGAATATATCTTGCGATTGCCAATGTTATTATGTTATCAAAAATTGAAAACAGAGAAAGTACAAGTGAACATATTGGTAAAATTTTCCTAGAGTATATTAATAGAGGAATTAACTATATTAAATACGTATATAACATAAATCATATTCGAATAAATTATAATACAATTATTAATAAAGAGGAAAAGTTCCTAGTCTTGATGTATTTGGCATATGAGTATGCCGATAAAGGAGATTACAGATTATTTTTTAAATATGTAAATGAAGCTACTAATAATTATCCATACTTATCAAAGCTGATTCCAGAAGTTTTAAAAAAAGTTTATATAAAGAAAGCACAAAATTTTGTAGATAGTGGTGAATTTCTTCAAGCAGTTGAAACCTACGAGGATATCATTAATATAAATGTATCTGGTAAAGAAGAATGTATATCTACAATAAAATATCTAGAAAAAAAATATAGGGCTCAGATATTAGAACAGTTATCTAATGCAAGTGTAAATAAAAAAATTAAAGGTAATTATTTATTTGAAAATGTTCATTTAATGATAGATAGTCCATATAGTGAAAATTTTATTAGGTTTGTTAATAAACATTACAATAATAGTCACCATAAATTTATATTAGTTACAAATGACGGTAAATGTAAATTTATAAAGAAAAATGATAAAAACCTGCAGTTATTTTCCTTTAAAGATAAAAATACTATAATTGAAATACTAAAAAATAGTAATAAAATCTTCGTTCATTTTTTACTCGACTATTTTTGTGAATTAATTTCACTTCCGGAAATAGAGGGGGATATATATTGGTCAATATGGGGTAGTGATTTATATAGCACTATTGATTATCAACTCTATGGTACAAATACGAATGAATTTTTGCTTTCAAACAGTATTCCACATATTTCAGAAAGCGTCTCTTTCTCTGTGATTAGAAGAAGAGCAATTAGAAAGTTGAATGTTATATTAACAAATCTTCCATATGAATTTGATTTGGTTAATAAAAATTTTTTAACTGTAGCTCGTCATGAAAGGTTTATTTACCCTACTTTGATTAGCAATTTATATAAAAATGATCAATATAAAGAGAAAAGTTGTAAAAAAAATAAAGATCATTACACATTTTTAATTGGAAATTCTGGAGATCCATCTAATAATCATTTTGAAGTATTTAATTTATTGAAAAAGTTCTCACATCATTCTAAGTTTAAGTTGATAGTACCATTATCATATGGGGAACCGAAATATATAGAAAAGTTAATTGAAAAAGGTAAAGAAATGTTTGGAGATAATTTTATTCCACTTACAGATTTTTTACCTGAACAGAGTTATATTGAGGTTTTGAATGAGGTAGATGTGGCTATTATGAATCATTATAGACAACAAGCTTTAGGTAATATAATTGTTTTACTAAGTTTAGGAAAGAAGATTTATTTAAACGATAAGTCTCCTGTTTTCCAAATGTTAAATGAAAGGGATTTTAACATATTTGAAATAAATAAATTGGAAAATATTCAATTTAATGATTTAGTAAAATATAATTTTGATTACAAGCATAATAGAGAAAAAATAATTAAAGAACATATAGATTCAAATATAATTAAATTTAATTTAGAAATATTATTTAAGTGATATAACCATTTTGTTTTAATCTAGATTGGTTTTAGAAATAAGGGTTGGAATTCAATGCTTTAATAGAATAAAATAACTTTTTTGATTATGAAAGAAGATGATATATTGAAGGGAATACTATTAGCAGGTGGTACAGGCTCCAGACTTTTTCCGTTAACAAAATCTATTTCAAAACAACTTTTACCTGTTTATGATAAACCGATGATATATTATCCTTTATCTGTTCTTATGCTTGCTGGAATTAGGGAAATTTGTGTTATTACTACTGAACATGATTATCCTTTATACGTTAGATTACTTGGAAACGGCTCTCAGTTTGGAATTACTTTGAATTATAAATTACAGAATAATCCTAATGGAATAGCTGAAGCCTTTATTTTAGCGGAAGAGTTTATAGGAAATGATTCGGTTTGTTTAATTCTAGGAGATAATATTTTTTACGGGCAAGGATTTACACCAGTTTTAAGAAAAGTGGCAGCAATAGACGAAGGTGCTGTTGTTTTTGGTTATGCTGTAAAAGACCCTGAACGATTTGGAGTTGTAGAATTTGATAAGTATAAAAGAGCAATTTCAATTGAAGAAAAACCTCCAAAACCAAAATCAAATTATGCTGTGACAGGTCTTTATTTTTATGATAATTCCGTTGTTGACTTCGCAAAATCGCTTAAACCTTCCGCACGCGGAGAACTTGAAATCACTGATATTAATAAAATATATCTTCTAAAACATCAGTTAAATGTTGAGTTACTTGGTCGAGGTTTTACATGGTTAGATACAGGAACTTTTAGTAGCTTATTAGAAGCAGGGCAATTTGTTGAAACAATTGAAAAAAGACAAGGGTTAAAAATAGCCTGTTTGGAAGAAATTGCTTATAATCAAAAATGGATTACTACTGAACAGTTACAGAAAATTGCTAATTTATATAAAAATAATAGTTATGGTGATTATTTACTAAAACTAGTAGGTGAAAGTTATGATAAAATTTAATATTCCTCCAGTAACAGGAAAAGAATTGGAATATATTACGGATGTAATTGAATCCAGACATTTAGCTGGAGATGGGAAATATACAAAACTATGTAATGAATGGTTAGAAAAAACAACTGGAACTAAAAAAGCATTATTAACTACAAGTTGTACACATGCACTAGAAATAGCAGCACTATTATTAGATGTGCAACCTGGTGATGAAATTATTATGCCATCATATACTTTTGTTTCCACTGCAAACGCTTTTGTACTAAGAGGTGCAAAGATTGTTTTTGTTGATATTCGTCCAGATACTATGAATATTGATGAAACAAAAATTGAAGCTGCTATAACTGAGAGAACAAAAGTCATTGTCCCGATTCACTATGCTGGTGTTGGTTGTGAAATGGATACAATTATGGAAATTGCCAACCGCCATAATTTATTTGTTGTTGAAGATGCTGCTCAAGGATTAATGTCTGAATATAAAGGGAAAATGCTTGGTACTATAGGTCATTTAGGTACTTATAGTTTCCATGCATCGAAAAATTTCATTTCTGGTGAGGGTGGAGCATTACTAATTAACAGTGAAAAATTTATAGAACGGGCTGAAATTATTCGCGAAAAGGGGACAAATCGCTCACAATTTTATCGTGGAGAAGTTGATAAGTATACTTGGAAAGACATTGGTTCTTCGTACTTACCTAGCGAATTAAATGCTGCTTACTTATATTCTCAATTTGAAAGTATAGATAAAATTAGTAAAGATAGGTTAAATACATGGAATTACTACTATAAACGTTTGGAAGAGTTAACAAGTGAAGGAATAAACCTACCATTCGTCCCAGAATATTGTATTCAGAATAGTCACATTTTTTATATCAAAACAGAAAATATTAGAGTTCGTTCTCAATTATTAAAATTTCTTAAGGGGAAGGGAATAGAAGGAACATTTCATTTTATTCCGTTGCACACATCTCCGGCAGGAAAAAAATATGGTAGATTTAATGGGAGTGATGAATTTACCACGCAAGAATCTGAAAGACTATTAAGATTACCAATATACTATTCTATGAAAAGAAGCGATCAAGATTATATAATTGATAGTTTAAAAAAGGGCATAAAAGAATTATGAGAAAAAAAGTTGCTCTATACTTAATGACAGAAAAGGGACGCTATAGTTTAAAAAAAATATTAGAAAAGTCTTATCATGTTGATTATGTAGTTTATAGTGATTATATTAATAATGATGAAAGTAAATCAGAAGAAATAAAAAAGTTAAGTGAATTATATAACATTACTTGTTTTGAAAGAAAAAATGCACCTAAAATTCAGGAAGAGTATATCATTGCAATTGGGTGGAAATGGATTATTAATTCAGATAAAGTGATAGTATTTCATGACTCGCTTCTTCCAAAGTATAGGGGGTTTAATCCCCTCCCGACAGCCTTAATTAATGGCGATAAAGAAATTGGAGTAACTGCAATTATTGCAAATGAAAACTATGACAGTGGTGATATTGTTGCACAAAAAAGTATTGGTATAAATTATCCAATTAAAATTTATGATGCAATTGAAAAAATAAAAGTACTATATGCAGATATGCTTGAAAAAATAATAGAATTATTAGGTGAATATAATAGTTTACCTTCATATAAACAAAATAATAATGAAGCTACTTATAGTTTATGGAGAGATGATGAAGATTATAAAATTGACTGGACACAAAGTAGTGAATATATAAAAAGAAAAATTGATGCTGTTGGTTATCCATATGATGGAGCTTATACAATTCTTAATAATAAAATATATCGAATTCACGATGCCGAAGTTGTTTCTGATTTACCTATCATAAACAGAACACCAGGTAAGATTATTTTTAAAGAGGGAGAACATCCCATAATAGTTTGTGGATCTGGACTACTTAAAATTTATAATTTAATAAACGAGGATTCAGAAGATGTGATTTCTAAAATTAAATTTAGAAGTAGATTTAAATAATTTATTAGGGTGAATTTAGTATGTCAACTTTTTTAATTACTGGTGGTGCAGGATTCATTGGCTCAAACTACCTTAATTATATAGTTAATAAATATCCTTCATATCAGTATATTAATTTAGATTTATTAACTTATGCAGGGAATCTTGAAAATATAAGCGAATTAAAACAATATACAAATTACAATTTTGTTCATGGTAGTATATGTGATAGACAATTAATAGAGTACTTATTTCAGAAATTCAAAATTGATGGTATAATCCATTTTGCAGCAGAATCACATGTAGATAATTCTATTAAAAATCCTGATGCATTTATTAAAACCAATGTAAATGGAACGTTTACTTTATTAGAAGTGGCAAGAAATTTTTGGATGGATGCCCCGAATAAATATAAAAAGGGTTTAGAACATGCACGTTTCCTTCATATTTCTACAGATGAGGTTTTTGGTAGTCTTGGGGATGAAGGGTTGTTTACAGAAACTACTCCCTATGCCCCAAACAGTCCCTATTCTGCTAGTAAAGCTGCATCAGACATGCTAGTTCGTAGTTATTATCAAACCTATGGTATGAATGTTGTCACAACTAACTGTTCCAATAATTATGGGCCAATGCAACACGACGAAAAGTTAATTCCGACAATTATTCGTAAAGCATTAGCCCTTGAGTCTATTCCAATTTATGGATTTGGATTGAACATACGTGACTGGTTATATGTAGAAGATCATTGTCATGCGATTGAATTGGTTTATTATAATGGAAAACCAGGAGAAAGCTATTTAATAGGTGGAAACAATGAAAAAACAAATATTGAAATTGTAAATACAATATGTATGATTTTAGATGAGAAAATGCAAGATTACCTAAATTCAAAAGGAATAGGTTCTTTTAAAGAATTAATTACATTTGTACAAGATCGTGCTGGTCATGATTTCCGATATGCAATTGATGCAAGTAAAATACGTAGAGAGCTTGATTGGAAGCCAATTATTTCTTTTGATGAAGGTTTGAGAAGGACTGTATCATACTATTTAAATAAATTTACAGGAAACATATAATTTCAATTCCTATATTATTTTGAGTCAACAGAATTTAGGTCGAAGATTTATGTGATAAATCACATATTAAGTAATTAGTGAATGAAAATGGCTGTTAGTTAAATAGAGATATTATAGGGTAATATTATCGTTGGAATACTAAGTTATTGTAAAATTAAAAGGCATTGTTGCAAAATGCAACAATGCCTTTTAATGTGACCTGGCATGGTTATTAAATTGGTCGTGAAAGCCCTCTACAGACTTGACAGTGTAGACTGTGTTTGTTGGTTCATTTAGAAAAAGTTATATTTTATTACTATTATGTTGTTCCTTGGTATTGAAGCGAAATTGATGGCGGATGCTGTAAACGCTAAAATAGAATCAACAGAATTTGCTCATTTGGTTTGAACACTTTTTCACTATTCAACACACTTCTAGTAAACTAGTAGTATTTAGTTTATTGGAGGCTGTACTAATGGAGGAGAGGCTAGTGTTATATATTGATATTCATCGTTTACATGAAAGGAATTTAAGAGTTTCGCAAATTGCAAGAGAGTTAAAAATTGCACGTAATACAGTGTATAAGTATTTGAATCTGACATTTGAAGAGGCGGTAGAAGAATTTGGACCTATTGACCGAAAGAAAAAATTAGATCCCTATCGGGATTGGATCGTGAATTGGTTACAAGAACATCCAAGTATGAGTGGCGCACAGGTTTTAGATTGGCTACAAGAACGGTTTCCTAAAATTGAAGTGGGAGAAAGTACTGTTCGACGTTATGTCAATGAAATGAGAGAAATCTATCAGATTGAAAAAACAGCCGACCCAAGAGAGTATGAGGCCGTCGCCGAGCAACCACCAGGGAAACAAATGCAAGTCGATTGGGGGCAAACGATTCAAAAAACTTCTCAGAAGAAAGAAGTCAAACTCTATTTCATTGCCTTTGTATTGGCTCATTCTCGTCATAAGTATATGGAATGGCAAGACCGACCATTTACTACACGCGATACGATTCGTTGTCATGATCATGCATTTCGTTATTTTGAAGGGGTGACAGAAGAAATCGTTTATGATCAAGACAATCTCATCGCGGTTAGCGAAAATTCAGGAGATCTTATTTTAACAAAGGAATTCCAACAGTATGTAAATGAAAGGAAATTTAAGATTTATCTTTGTCGAAAAGCAGACCCTGAATCCAAAGGGAAAATTGAAAACGTTGTGAAATATGTGAAGAAGAATTTCGCTATTCATCGTGTCTTTTCAACTATTGAAGATTGGAATGAAAAAGCATGGAAATGGCTGGATCGAACGGGAAACTACAAAGTGCATCATACAACAAAAAAGAGACCTTTCGAAGTGTTTCTCCTGGAAAAGCAACACTTAAGAAAGATCTCCTCACCGCTTTCGTTTTCAGAAAGCAACCATATAGAAATTATAACAAGGAATGTGAATAAGGACAACACGATTCGTTTCGAATCCAATCGTTATTCCGTTCCGATAGGGACGTACACTAAATGTCCTCAAGTGAAGCTCCATAGTGATGGACAACAGCTAATTATAGTGGATGGATCTACGGGTGAAATTATTGCGAAGCATACAATGAGTTTAGAAAAAGGAAAACTGATTAAAAATCCGAACCATGCGCGTGATCGTTCTAAATCGATTGATACGTTAAAACAACATGTGCTTACTTTATTTCCAAGTGAAGAATCTAAACATTATATTGAAGAAATTTGTCATACATACGGGCGTTATCGTCGCGATCAATTACTACTTTTACAAAAAGTAGCTGAAGAGAATCCTGAATGGGTTCCTACTGCGCTTGAAAAATGTATCCGTGAAAAATTGTATAGTGCAAATGCATT carries:
- the fliW gene encoding flagellar assembly protein FliW, producing the protein MIIENDYLGEVEVNSSNIIIFEHGIPGFEEEKEFVILSIEEQSAFQMLQSLKTKSLAFIITDPGYVVPNYIFDLDEATVHSLEIKEEREVAVFTIVSLKETIADSTTNLKAPIVINKSNKKAKQVILDNDEYTIRHRIGSESKRGE
- the csrA gene encoding carbon storage regulator CsrA, with protein sequence MLILSRKVGETIWIGEEVEIFISEVKGEQVKIGIRAPRNINIIRGELRQDVSTSNTESVVKNLNLFNDENNRK
- a CDS encoding flagellin; this encodes MRINHNIAALNTNRQLGIANNNQAKSMEKLSSGLRINRAGDDAAGLAISEKMRAQVRGLDQASSNAQDGISLIQTAEGALNETHSILQRMRELAVQASNDTNTDTDRKELQKEITQLTEEIDRIANTTEFNTKKLLNGDLSGVNSSAATKNLDSVSSDIFASADFATTSTATVDNTYNFEISSASGTTYTISWADSNGATGTTKVAATATSFIVGSATAGAKIELKAALGTGASTMTNNIGEEGTVTTRKAKTDLTDESLTYQIGANSSQTMRVSIENMDSASLNVNKIDVTSSQKAEASITAINNAIESVSSQRSKLGAFQNRLEHTINNLGTSSENLTAAESRIRDVDMAKEMMNQTKESILAQASQAMLAQANQKPQAVLQLLQ
- a CDS encoding TDP-N-acetylfucosamine:lipid II N-acetylfucosaminyltransferase, which encodes MTKRLSICMIVKDEEKNLRRCLDSLKPLLETDFVELIVVDTGSKDKTVEIAKEYTNRIYYHQWNNNFSDMRNISISYAKGNWILILDADEKISNINNLILLLEQKNLNQYNTVQFQINNILSMNEDIINTTTSERMFKNDGDFCYFGSVHNQPNLKRPILRSDIHIIHYGYINDDKDLMEKKFQRTATLLKEELKEDPKNIYYRFQLSRSFLMHGDTYEAYEEIKHAYNLVKLEQANKLKMYYYVYVELARVSFIIKRYQETVKICKEALMIKPNYIDFYYYLGYAHFNLKEYDEGIIALKKYFSLIQNYQDSLDEITSVELYTVNTRSKNLTALRLSQHLYNEGFYSESLTYAKIIDDKDLQNELFIKNLLKQKEFEKVVKLYNEVIDNNKFYFINKVEEEKKSLGEEDKKLLEVKFSEIQDSYGKLNLIRATKENRKKLILDFMNTEDVMEFSEQIILEYINYLIESSYLNRFFKKIDSLTIKKIVKVLIDKEDKMDYFMNILHNDFRFNDYQNNRIYLAIANVIMLSKIENRESTSEHIGKIFLEYINRGINYIKYVYNINHIRINYNTIINKEEKFLVLMYLAYEYADKGDYRLFFKYVNEATNNYPYLSKLIPEVLKKVYIKKAQNFVDSGEFLQAVETYEDIININVSGKEECISTIKYLEKKYRAQILEQLSNASVNKKIKGNYLFENVHLMIDSPYSENFIRFVNKHYNNSHHKFILVTNDGKCKFIKKNDKNLQLFSFKDKNTIIEILKNSNKIFVHFLLDYFCELISLPEIEGDIYWSIWGSDLYSTIDYQLYGTNTNEFLLSNSIPHISESVSFSVIRRRAIRKLNVILTNLPYEFDLVNKNFLTVARHERFIYPTLISNLYKNDQYKEKSCKKNKDHYTFLIGNSGDPSNNHFEVFNLLKKFSHHSKFKLIVPLSYGEPKYIEKLIEKGKEMFGDNFIPLTDFLPEQSYIEVLNEVDVAIMNHYRQQALGNIIVLLSLGKKIYLNDKSPVFQMLNERDFNIFEINKLENIQFNDLVKYNFDYKHNREKIIKEHIDSNIIKFNLEILFK
- the rfbA gene encoding glucose-1-phosphate thymidylyltransferase RfbA, encoding MKGILLAGGTGSRLFPLTKSISKQLLPVYDKPMIYYPLSVLMLAGIREICVITTEHDYPLYVRLLGNGSQFGITLNYKLQNNPNGIAEAFILAEEFIGNDSVCLILGDNIFYGQGFTPVLRKVAAIDEGAVVFGYAVKDPERFGVVEFDKYKRAISIEEKPPKPKSNYAVTGLYFYDNSVVDFAKSLKPSARGELEITDINKIYLLKHQLNVELLGRGFTWLDTGTFSSLLEAGQFVETIEKRQGLKIACLEEIAYNQKWITTEQLQKIANLYKNNSYGDYLLKLVGESYDKI
- the rffA gene encoding dTDP-4-amino-4,6-dideoxygalactose transaminase, which encodes MIKFNIPPVTGKELEYITDVIESRHLAGDGKYTKLCNEWLEKTTGTKKALLTTSCTHALEIAALLLDVQPGDEIIMPSYTFVSTANAFVLRGAKIVFVDIRPDTMNIDETKIEAAITERTKVIVPIHYAGVGCEMDTIMEIANRHNLFVVEDAAQGLMSEYKGKMLGTIGHLGTYSFHASKNFISGEGGALLINSEKFIERAEIIREKGTNRSQFYRGEVDKYTWKDIGSSYLPSELNAAYLYSQFESIDKISKDRLNTWNYYYKRLEELTSEGINLPFVPEYCIQNSHIFYIKTENIRVRSQLLKFLKGKGIEGTFHFIPLHTSPAGKKYGRFNGSDEFTTQESERLLRLPIYYSMKRSDQDYIIDSLKKGIKEL
- a CDS encoding methionyl-tRNA formyltransferase; protein product: MRKKVALYLMTEKGRYSLKKILEKSYHVDYVVYSDYINNDESKSEEIKKLSELYNITCFERKNAPKIQEEYIIAIGWKWIINSDKVIVFHDSLLPKYRGFNPLPTALINGDKEIGVTAIIANENYDSGDIVAQKSIGINYPIKIYDAIEKIKVLYADMLEKIIELLGEYNSLPSYKQNNNEATYSLWRDDEDYKIDWTQSSEYIKRKIDAVGYPYDGAYTILNNKIYRIHDAEVVSDLPIINRTPGKIIFKEGEHPIIVCGSGLLKIYNLINEDSEDVISKIKFRSRFK
- the rfbB gene encoding dTDP-glucose 4,6-dehydratase, which encodes MSTFLITGGAGFIGSNYLNYIVNKYPSYQYINLDLLTYAGNLENISELKQYTNYNFVHGSICDRQLIEYLFQKFKIDGIIHFAAESHVDNSIKNPDAFIKTNVNGTFTLLEVARNFWMDAPNKYKKGLEHARFLHISTDEVFGSLGDEGLFTETTPYAPNSPYSASKAASDMLVRSYYQTYGMNVVTTNCSNNYGPMQHDEKLIPTIIRKALALESIPIYGFGLNIRDWLYVEDHCHAIELVYYNGKPGESYLIGGNNEKTNIEIVNTICMILDEKMQDYLNSKGIGSFKELITFVQDRAGHDFRYAIDASKIRRELDWKPIISFDEGLRRTVSYYLNKFTGNI
- the istA gene encoding IS21 family transposase — encoded protein: MLYIDIHRLHERNLRVSQIARELKIARNTVYKYLNLTFEEAVEEFGPIDRKKKLDPYRDWIVNWLQEHPSMSGAQVLDWLQERFPKIEVGESTVRRYVNEMREIYQIEKTADPREYEAVAEQPPGKQMQVDWGQTIQKTSQKKEVKLYFIAFVLAHSRHKYMEWQDRPFTTRDTIRCHDHAFRYFEGVTEEIVYDQDNLIAVSENSGDLILTKEFQQYVNERKFKIYLCRKADPESKGKIENVVKYVKKNFAIHRVFSTIEDWNEKAWKWLDRTGNYKVHHTTKKRPFEVFLLEKQHLRKISSPLSFSESNHIEIITRNVNKDNTIRFESNRYSVPIGTYTKCPQVKLHSDGQQLIIVDGSTGEIIAKHTMSLEKGKLIKNPNHARDRSKSIDTLKQHVLTLFPSEESKHYIEEICHTYGRYRRDQLLLLQKVAEENPEWVPTALEKCIREKLYSANAFRDVVDYLKRQQTKPIPEIPVDSTKSVSISVETRDLKAYVQRMGGRVNE